TATTCCCAGTTTTAATGTAGCCGTGCATAAGTGAAGTATAAGTTACGGTGTTTGGCATCAGCTTATTTTCCTGCATTATCAAGAAGATCTCTCTAGCCTTTTTCATTTTTCCAGCCTTGCAGAAGCAATCCATCACCGTCGTGTAAGTAACATTGTTAGCCATGATCTTCTGAAATGCCATATCTGCTAGCAACCGCTGGGCTTCTTCGAGGTCTCCAAGTTTACAAAACccatcaattaaaatattgaAAGCGAGTGTAGTAGCAAAGCCCTTACCCACCATTTCCTGAAACAAATTCAGAGCTTTTTCCATGTTTCCTTCCTTGCAGCAACCATCCAAAAGAGCACTGTAAACAAATCTATCAGGCAAGACTCCTCTTGACGGCATCTCACTGAACAATCTGAACCCCTCCATTATATTACCTGATTTGCAGTATCCATCTATTATTGCAGCATATGTGAAGCCGTTTAGTATCAGACCCTTACCAGGAATGCTGTCAAACAATTCTCTAGCTCTTTCAATATATCCTGACTTACACAAACCATCGATCATGGAACTATATGTAACAATATTGGGATCGACTCCTTTCCTGCACATCTCGTCATGAAGCTCAAACGCTTTACCAATCTCAGCTTGCTTACAGAACCCAGATATGAGAACACTGTAGGTATAGACATCAGGAACCAAACCCTTCTCCTGGAATTCAGAGAATACACGCATAGCCTCCTGCATCTCTCCATTCCTCGCGAGACCATGGATGAGGACACTATAAGCTTTCACATCAGGAAGAATACCTCTATCTATCATAGTACGAAATACCAAGATGGCCTCTTGAACTTGTCCCACTTTGAAGTACCCATCAACCAGGGCAGTGTAAATAACATCATTTGGAAACAAACCATGATTAAGCATCTCCGTAAAATAGCTGCCTGCCTTTTCCATTTCCCCTGCCTTGCTATGCCCATGTATGAAAGCTCCATACGTATATGCATTCGGCTTTAACCCTTTCGCTACCATCTCCACTAAGTAAGGCTTCGCTTCTTCCATCCTCCCATCTTTACAGAAGCCAATGATAAGAGAATTGTAGCAGAAAACATCGGGTGCAACTCTTTTCTCACTCATTCCCTCTAATACCTTAATAGCATCTTGAAACCTATGTTCCCTGCAATGACCTGCAATCAGATTTGTATAGATGACAGCATTCGGCTTCAAACCCCTTCTAACCATGTCATCCAAAACTCTACTTGCTTGAGAGAAATCCCCAGAGTGGCATAAACCATTGATTAATACACTGTAAGTAACTACTGTAGGTAGTAAGTTCTTCCGAGTCATCTCATCAAGCACTTCAAAAGCCATACTTGAATTACGCTCTCGACAATAACCCTCAATCAACATATTGTAGGTGTGAGACTCAGATTCCCATCCCAAGTGATCCATCTCGCTCAAGATTTCGCGTGCCTTTTCCACTCTACCTCTCTTACACAAACCACCAACCAGCATATTATAAGTTATACGATTCAGTTGAATTCCACTAGCAACCATCTCCTTCTTCACCCTGAAAGCTTCATCTACATTACCTTCTTTCATGAACCCATCAATCAAAGTCGAGTACGCAACATGATTAGGCTTCAAACCCATCTCCACCATTTCTCCCAGAATCAATTTAGCATCACTAGACCTTCTCTCTCTACACAACCCATTGATAAGTGCAGTAAAGGTATACCCGTCGGGAACCAAACCCTTTTGAGCCATTAAACGTTTCAACTCAAAAGCTTCATCTAGTGCTCCAATCTTACAAAAACCTCCAATAACAACATTATACGTTACTGAATTAGGATTACAACCTTTCCCTTCCATTTCAACAAGTACTTTCTTGGCTTCATTTACTTTACCCACTTTACAAAGCGCTCCAATAACATTAGAATAAGTATAAACATCAAACAACATTTTCATTTCCAACATTTTATCATATACCTTCCAAAACAAACTTAACTTGTTTACTTTCACCAAATCCTTCATTAATGAATTACAACACCTTAAACTAGGAAAATAAAATGCATTCTCAATACCTAAAATTACTTCCACAGATTCTTCCAACTTACCCATTTTGTTGTATGTATCTATCAATATATCAATAACCATATTTTTACCATCACCAGCGGAAGTGGCGCCACCACTGACTTCTTGGAAAGAGCTAACAATAGAATGCAAATTCTCCAAAGGGGATAAATGGGTTTGTATCATTCGTTCTAATAAACCATTAGCTGGTCCAAATAACTTGGAATTACACAAATAAATCACCAAAATGGAAAAGGAATTCAATTTCTGAGGAATACCTAATCTTTGCTCAGACCAATAAAAGAAATGTAAGAGACGTCCAGCAGAATTATTACTAATACTAACCTGATGATGAAGTATTGACTGAATGATATCTGGGTTCAACTTGTTGGATATATCTGATGATTCCATTAGGTACTGCCAGTTATCATGTTTAAGAAGATTGGATACTTCTTCAACGGAAGAAGATTCTTCCAAGGGTCTTTGCACTAAGCTACAGAATCCCATGGATCTTCTAAAGATCCCATTTTGTTGTACGAAGATGAGAAGCTTCTTCTGAGACAACAATTTTAACATCTCTATACAGAAAATCAGACTCACCTCTATCTTTTCAGTGTTGGAAAGCTCGAGATGAAATGGAGTAAGagacttattttatttttgtaatgtcAATGTGGAATTCGAACTGGTGAGTGGTGACTTCAACGTAGCTTTATCAGTCTGAAACCGAGCCCAATATCTGAGCTCGAGTCTAACTAGTGACAATTATTTTGGCAtattgaatgaagacaaaaaagattgttgaatagcaaaatcagataaccccttaacccaaaaaattttaatggcaaatatgccctttacgtattagtgttaataatcttgattagtgattaaatattttgtttagtgattaagataattttcagaattataagagttgtttagatgaaaaatttgaggaaaaaaaaatcaaagttttggtttggttaagaaggacagaaagagaaggagaaagtgagaaaattctaattcttgattcaatggaggatgaggagggtcatcattcatctaaaaaacctaggaaaatacacatcaactacaacaatgatccagaaatggctgatttcttagattatgagaatgattttacacccactcaaactcaagctcaaactcaaacacaaactcaagatgatgatttttatgagccaaatcctgatgatgaatacattgatgaggaacccaattctTCTAATACaaaggtacacttatatcctatacttaatctcacttctatagctctcaattatcaaaagttaggttttatgaatcatggttcggcgaaacaggttgaggttcggctcacatctatgagccgaatctaccattgatgaacggttcggcttactgaatctgtttactgcatgcgccgaacctataatttccaattccaacccttttgctagacactagttcggcttatatgaaagtttcatagtaagccgaacaacatcctgaatagctcggaaTAGAATCactactaattcggcttacatatccaaaatcgtatgtgccgaacataattttttaatttctgggttgaaatattgttactggttcggcacatatggagaatatcgtatcagccgaaacctcttatgttcaaggttcggcacataatttgattatagtatgagccgaacataaatttgtaaatttttgggttaaaatattgttcgaggttcggcacatattgaggatatcgtataagctgaaacctcttatgtccaaggttcggcacataatatgattatcttctgagccgaacataaatttgtaagtttttgggttaaaatattgttcgaggttcggcacatattgaggatatcgtacaagccgaaacctcttatgtccaaggttcggcacataatatgattatcttctgagccgaacatgcatttgttaatttttgggttaaaatattgtttgtggttcttccacggtcattggtgttttggaatcaattttgtccttcatttttttcaacatctccctactggcggcattggtcctgacacaagtatgaaagttataagactaattcggcgcaagtatgaatcatgtcttgaaatttttattagcttacacagagagtggatcggctcataccacaaaataaTTATACGCCGATCCTAAATATTCGGCTCAAAACCTATATTGTCGAGTAAGCCGAACCctgtattcggctcacaaccgatattgTCGAATAAGTCgaacctatgattatgaactcaaacatgtattcggcgcaacatgatatcatataaataagccgatcctacacacttgtaaaatttatgaaattttaacaatgatattcggcgcagccttaatactatcgaataagccgaatctagacttatgaattgaaacatttattcggcgcaaaactaatactacaatacaagccgatcctaagcacatgcaaaaattctgaaattcaaacaacatttattcggcacaaaactaatactaccatacaagccgatcctaagcacatgcaaaatttctgaatttcaaacaacatttattcggcacaaaactaatactaccatacaagccgatcctaagcacatgcaaaatttctgaatttcaaacaacatttattcggcacaaaactaatactaccatacaagccgatcctacgcacatgcaaaatttctgaaattcacaaaacatattcggcacaaaactaacaccatcgaataagccgatcctaaatataagtctctgttttactaagttcggctcaaaacagatttcagatatacgccgagccgttcatatgcactttcagagttcagtttcaagaacagctcggcgcacatcaaACACTTgttttacgccgaaccataccctgtaaccgccgcagaacacatgattttgacgaattaaatcgaccaaaacaatcaaaaacatcaaatatgagatgggtttgtagaactaaccttcttattttcatttccggcgttggttctttttcaatctcttcttccgattgattttgtggttgattttgagtttgttcttcactctctaaatcttcttcttcatgaataggttgttcaatcgatcgatttgaacgagatactgccttacgacgatccattatatagtttcacaaatcgacaattaaatttccgggatgaaaaaaaaaagaaagggaagggtggagttcggctgtggagagga
This genomic stretch from Papaver somniferum cultivar HN1 chromosome 5, ASM357369v1, whole genome shotgun sequence harbors:
- the LOC113281350 gene encoding pentatricopeptide repeat-containing protein At5g61990, mitochondrial-like produces the protein MLKLLSQKKLLIFVQQNGIFRRSMGFCSLVQRPLEESSSVEEVSNLLKHDNWQYLMESSDISNKLNPDIIQSILHHQVSISNNSAGRLLHFFYWSEQRLGIPQKLNSFSILVIYLCNSKLFGPANGLLERMIQTHLSPLENLHSIVSSFQEVSGGATSAGDGKNMVIDILIDTYNKMGKLEESVEVILGIENAFYFPSLRCCNSLMKDLVKVNKLSLFWKVYDKMLEMKMLFDVYTYSNVIGALCKVGKVNEAKKVLVEMEGKGCNPNSVTYNVVIGGFCKIGALDEAFELKRLMAQKGLVPDGYTFTALINGLCRERRSSDAKLILGEMVEMGLKPNHVAYSTLIDGFMKEGNVDEAFRVKKEMVASGIQLNRITYNMLVGGLCKRGRVEKAREILSEMDHLGWESESHTYNMLIEGYCRERNSSMAFEVLDEMTRKNLLPTVVTYSVLINGLCHSGDFSQASRVLDDMVRRGLKPNAVIYTNLIAGHCREHRFQDAIKVLEGMSEKRVAPDVFCYNSLIIGFCKDGRMEEAKPYLVEMVAKGLKPNAYTYGAFIHGHSKAGEMEKAGSYFTEMLNHGLFPNDVIYTALVDGYFKVGQVQEAILVFRTMIDRGILPDVKAYSVLIHGLARNGEMQEAMRVFSEFQEKGLVPDVYTYSVLISGFCKQAEIGKAFELHDEMCRKGVDPNIVTYSSMIDGLCKSGYIERARELFDSIPGKGLILNGFTYAAIIDGYCKSGNIMEGFRLFSEMPSRGVLPDRFVYSALLDGCCKEGNMEKALNLFQEMVGKGFATTLAFNILIDGFCKLGDLEEAQRLLADMAFQKIMANNVTYTTVMDCFCKAGKMKKAREIFLIMQENKLMPNTVTYTSLMHGYIKTGNTQEVFALFDEMKKNGIKPDELTYGLMVDAHCKEGNLLDAFELRDEILQKGMPVTSTTYDALIDAVSEKEEFSKALSLLNEMGEQGLKPTLDKCRNLICKCHGAGNLNEATTILAAMVKFGWVQDITSVNDFVGGHQNNANDEGSKKCVSETA